One region of Salinirubrum litoreum genomic DNA includes:
- a CDS encoding DUF7536 family protein — MSQDVPERPASGGLIQALSVPRNAKIGLATGLLLAVGAYLVRVLELLGPFGGTRQYPGLGAEGYFLMLAFVLATATALLVTAVLTVVSAYRLTRELD, encoded by the coding sequence GTGTCACAGGACGTGCCCGAGCGCCCGGCGTCGGGCGGACTGATCCAGGCGCTGTCGGTCCCGCGTAACGCGAAGATCGGACTCGCTACCGGGCTCCTGCTCGCGGTCGGGGCGTACCTCGTCCGCGTGCTGGAACTGCTCGGTCCCTTCGGCGGGACGCGCCAGTACCCCGGTCTCGGCGCGGAGGGCTACTTTCTGATGCTCGCCTTCGTGCTGGCGACCGCGACCGCCCTGCTGGTGACGGCGGTGTTGACCGTGGTGTCGGCGTACCGGTTGACGAGAGAGTTGGACTGA